From the genome of Virgibacillus proomii, one region includes:
- a CDS encoding M24 family metallopeptidase, whose translation MKERIEKLLAKMKEMNLDSMFITSTANVYYISNYYTDPHERLVSVYLSNNMDPVLIVPAMEKGDAKAAGWQYDIIAYQDHEQPWQMFYKRLKAAEKLPKTIGVEHNHFTLDRYYMLQHYFPKTEVINAEELLANLRVIKSKHEYERLKTAAELADFGVKAGIAAIKEGISELEIIAAIEFELKKQGVQSMSFSTMALTGAKTASPHGTPSMKKVEKGDLVLFDLGVIYEGYCSDITRTVAFKSIAKEQETIYHTVLAAEEKAIEAAQLGVPVGKLDQIARDHITANGYGEYFTHRIGHGLGIETHEYPSMHQDNELPLAENMCFTIEPGIYVPNVAGVRIEDMIYMTSKGPEVLTAATKELIIVE comes from the coding sequence ATGAAGGAAAGAATTGAAAAGTTGCTAGCTAAAATGAAGGAGATGAATTTAGACAGTATGTTCATCACTTCAACAGCTAATGTTTACTACATAAGCAACTACTATACGGATCCACATGAACGATTGGTAAGTGTTTATCTTAGTAACAATATGGATCCCGTACTCATTGTTCCGGCAATGGAAAAAGGAGATGCAAAAGCTGCAGGATGGCAATACGACATCATTGCTTATCAAGATCATGAACAACCATGGCAAATGTTTTATAAAAGGTTAAAAGCTGCGGAAAAACTTCCTAAAACGATCGGTGTTGAACATAATCATTTTACTTTAGATCGTTATTATATGTTACAGCATTATTTTCCCAAAACAGAAGTTATAAATGCAGAAGAGCTGTTGGCTAATTTACGAGTAATTAAAAGTAAACATGAATACGAGCGATTGAAAACTGCTGCTGAGCTTGCTGACTTCGGGGTGAAAGCTGGAATTGCAGCTATTAAAGAAGGGATTAGCGAATTAGAAATCATCGCAGCTATTGAATTCGAGCTTAAAAAGCAAGGTGTTCAATCCATGTCCTTTTCAACCATGGCTTTAACGGGCGCGAAAACTGCTTCTCCTCATGGTACACCTTCCATGAAAAAAGTGGAAAAAGGCGATTTAGTACTTTTTGATCTTGGAGTGATCTATGAAGGATATTGTTCTGATATTACGCGAACAGTCGCGTTTAAATCAATTGCAAAAGAACAAGAAACAATTTATCATACCGTATTAGCTGCCGAAGAAAAAGCAATTGAAGCTGCACAATTAGGTGTTCCCGTTGGAAAATTGGATCAAATAGCTCGTGATCATATTACAGCGAACGGATATGGTGAGTATTTTACGCATCGGATTGGACATGGTTTAGGAATTGAGACACATGAATATCCATCGATGCATCAGGATAATGAACTGCCTTTAGCAGAAAATATGTGTTTTACTATTGAACCAGGTATTTATGTTCCAAATGTTGCAGGTGTACGTATTGAGGATATGATTTATATGACATCGAAAGGACCCGAAGTATTAACTGCCGCCACAAAAGAGTTAATCATTGTGGAGTAA
- the ald gene encoding alanine dehydrogenase, which yields MKIGVPKEIKNNENRVAMAPSGVLTLKKEGHEVFIETGAGLGSGFTDDQYKDAGATIVATAKEAWAQEMVMKVKEPLAEEYDYFYDGLILFTYLHLAAEPDLTKVLMDHKVTSIAYETVQLPNNTLPLLTPMSEVAGKMASQIGAQFLEKTKGGKGILLSGIPGVRRAKITIIGGGVVGTNAAKIAVGLGADVTVIDLNPERLRQLDDIFGFSINTMMSNPMNIGLALEESDLVIGAVLIPGAKAPKLVTEDMVKAMSDGSVIVDVAIDQGGIFETSDHVTTHDNPTYTRHGVLHYSVANMPGAVPRTSTIGLTNVTVPYALQLANKGLVEAIKNNVSLLKGVNTWKGHVTHEAVAAAHGFKYVDPHALLS from the coding sequence ATGAAAATTGGTGTGCCTAAGGAAATAAAGAATAATGAAAACAGAGTAGCAATGGCTCCATCTGGGGTGCTTACTTTAAAAAAAGAGGGACATGAAGTTTTTATTGAAACAGGTGCGGGTCTGGGATCGGGTTTTACAGATGACCAATATAAAGATGCAGGAGCTACGATTGTTGCTACAGCAAAAGAAGCTTGGGCGCAGGAAATGGTTATGAAGGTAAAGGAGCCTTTAGCGGAGGAATACGATTATTTTTATGATGGGCTGATTCTGTTTACATACTTGCACTTAGCTGCAGAACCAGACTTAACAAAAGTATTAATGGATCATAAAGTAACAAGTATCGCTTACGAAACAGTACAATTACCAAATAATACGTTACCATTATTAACACCGATGAGTGAGGTTGCCGGTAAAATGGCTTCGCAAATTGGGGCACAATTTCTTGAGAAAACGAAGGGCGGAAAGGGCATTCTTTTAAGTGGAATACCTGGCGTTAGAAGAGCTAAAATAACCATTATTGGTGGCGGAGTAGTAGGAACAAATGCCGCTAAAATTGCTGTTGGATTAGGTGCTGATGTGACGGTGATTGATTTGAATCCAGAGCGTCTTCGTCAATTGGATGATATTTTTGGGTTTTCGATTAATACAATGATGTCCAATCCAATGAATATCGGCTTAGCATTAGAAGAATCGGACTTGGTCATTGGTGCTGTTTTAATACCGGGAGCAAAGGCGCCTAAATTGGTGACGGAAGATATGGTTAAGGCGATGTCTGATGGTTCTGTAATTGTAGACGTCGCGATTGATCAAGGCGGGATTTTTGAAACAAGTGATCATGTAACAACCCATGATAATCCAACATACACAAGGCATGGAGTTTTACATTATTCTGTTGCTAATATGCCTGGAGCCGTACCTAGAACCTCTACGATTGGATTAACCAATGTTACCGTTCCATATGCTTTACAACTAGCAAATAAAGGACTTGTTGAAGCAATTAAAAACAATGTATCCTTGCTAAAAGGGGTTAATACATGGAAAGGTCATGTTACTCATGAAGCTGTAGCAGCTGCGCATGGTTTTAAGTACGTTGACCCACATGCATTGCTTTCATAA
- a CDS encoding universal stress protein, protein MKVKYKNILVAVDGSEASEKAFLKSLDFAKQNSARLILAHVVDSRTFATAEAYDRTLAERADEYAKELLDSYVDKAKAAGLEDLVRCVEYGSPKIKIPKDIAKEFKADLIVCGATGLNAVERFLIGSVSENITRHASCDVLVVR, encoded by the coding sequence ATTAAAGTGAAGTATAAAAATATTCTTGTAGCAGTTGATGGGTCTGAAGCATCAGAAAAAGCTTTTTTGAAGTCGCTGGATTTTGCCAAGCAAAACAGTGCAAGGCTAATTCTTGCACATGTGGTTGATTCACGAACTTTTGCTACTGCAGAGGCTTATGACAGAACTTTAGCAGAGCGGGCAGATGAATATGCTAAAGAATTATTAGACAGTTATGTAGATAAAGCAAAAGCTGCCGGATTAGAAGATTTAGTTCGTTGTGTGGAATATGGTTCACCGAAAATAAAAATCCCTAAGGATATTGCAAAAGAGTTTAAAGCGGACTTAATTGTTTGTGGTGCCACTGGTTTGAATGCTGTTGAGCGATTTTTAATTGGGAGTGTTTCTGAAAACATTACACGCCACGCTTCTTGTGATGTGCTTGTTGTTCGCTAA
- a CDS encoding acetate kinase, with amino-acid sequence MSNVLAINAGSSSLKFQLIQMPEEQVLAKGIVERIGLNEAIFEMEAQGEKDKFVGDIPNHEEAVKKLLNGLKQSGVITSLEEINAVGHRIVHGGEKFTDSVLITEQVTKEIEEISELAPLHNPAHLTGIYAFQEILPNVPMVAVFDTAFHQTMPPSSYLYSLPYNYYKDYGIRKYGFHGTSHKYVSQRAAEMLGIPIENLRLISCHLGNGSSIAAIQGGKSIDTSMGFTPLAGLTMGTRSGDIDPALIPYIMEKTGKSAAEVVHVLNKESGMLALSGFSSDLRDIEEQADENPRAKLALDVFAERIHKYIGSYAAKMSGVDAIIFTAGVGENSILIREKVLRGLEFMGVYWDPALNKSRGKEKFINYPHSPVKVMIIPTNEEVMIARDTIRLTEGN; translated from the coding sequence ATGAGTAATGTATTGGCAATTAATGCCGGTAGTTCATCTTTGAAATTCCAATTAATACAAATGCCAGAGGAACAAGTTCTTGCAAAAGGGATAGTAGAGAGAATAGGTCTTAATGAAGCTATCTTTGAAATGGAAGCTCAAGGTGAAAAGGATAAATTTGTAGGGGATATCCCAAATCATGAAGAAGCTGTTAAAAAGCTGTTGAATGGTTTAAAACAATCTGGTGTTATTACTTCGCTCGAAGAGATTAATGCAGTTGGGCACCGGATTGTTCATGGTGGGGAAAAATTCACTGATTCTGTGTTAATTACTGAGCAAGTAACGAAAGAAATAGAAGAAATTTCTGAATTAGCACCTTTACACAACCCTGCACATTTAACAGGTATATATGCATTTCAGGAGATTTTACCTAATGTACCGATGGTTGCAGTATTTGATACAGCCTTCCATCAAACAATGCCTCCATCATCATATTTATATAGTTTACCTTATAATTATTATAAAGATTATGGCATTCGTAAATATGGATTTCATGGCACATCCCATAAATATGTGTCGCAACGAGCTGCTGAAATGTTAGGTATACCTATTGAAAATTTGCGACTTATTTCCTGTCATTTAGGAAACGGATCAAGTATCGCAGCTATTCAAGGCGGTAAGTCGATTGATACATCGATGGGCTTTACACCTCTAGCTGGTCTAACAATGGGTACTCGTTCCGGAGATATTGACCCAGCACTTATCCCTTATATCATGGAAAAAACCGGTAAGTCGGCTGCTGAAGTGGTACATGTATTAAACAAAGAAAGTGGAATGCTAGCTTTATCTGGTTTTTCTAGTGATCTTAGAGATATTGAAGAACAAGCTGATGAGAATCCACGTGCTAAATTAGCATTAGATGTATTTGCTGAAAGAATCCATAAATACATTGGGTCTTATGCAGCGAAAATGTCTGGCGTGGATGCGATAATCTTTACTGCTGGTGTCGGGGAAAATAGTATTCTGATTCGTGAAAAAGTATTACGTGGATTAGAATTTATGGGTGTTTACTGGGATCCTGCGTTAAACAAATCACGAGGAAAAGAGAAGTTTATTAACTATCCACACTCACCGGTTAAAGTAATGATTATTCCGACAAATGAAGAAGTTATGATTGCAAGGGACACCATCCGTCTTACGGAAGGAAATTAA
- a CDS encoding class I SAM-dependent methyltransferase, with product MEKSNIEELYEWMDNITHLIQQYVNETYLDSLAYTMEILFHQKVPERFDKQLTHKLQQALDKLNMDTYTTDEIRKAIQLVMLKGMKGSTQQQHMMTPETVALIIAYLSSKLFTDKEKLRIFDPAGGTGNLLTTVLYQLPQAKEAYASEVDPTLIQLAAWNANLQKMQIEFFHQDSLQPFLLDPVDLIVSDLPVGYYPDDVHARSFELKAKEGLSYAHHLFIEQSLNYTKPGGYLIFIIPEFLFTSDQAEQLRQFIHKYAHIVGVISLPDTVFQSEKHRRSILILQKKGQNTTAPNQPLLVKMPSFSNSSAMENILGQINNWFQMYNKRS from the coding sequence ATGGAAAAATCGAATATAGAAGAACTATATGAATGGATGGACAATATAACACATCTTATTCAGCAATATGTGAATGAAACTTACTTAGATAGCTTAGCATATACGATGGAAATCTTGTTTCATCAAAAGGTTCCTGAAAGATTTGATAAACAATTGACACATAAATTACAGCAGGCATTAGATAAATTGAATATGGATACCTATACAACCGATGAAATAAGAAAAGCCATTCAATTAGTTATGTTAAAAGGAATGAAGGGTTCTACGCAACAGCAGCATATGATGACTCCTGAAACAGTGGCTTTAATTATCGCTTATCTTAGTTCAAAATTATTTACAGATAAAGAAAAACTGCGCATATTTGACCCTGCTGGAGGGACAGGCAATTTGCTTACAACAGTGCTTTATCAATTACCGCAAGCAAAGGAAGCATATGCAAGTGAAGTAGACCCTACATTAATACAGCTTGCTGCTTGGAATGCTAACTTACAAAAAATGCAAATTGAATTTTTCCATCAAGATAGCTTACAACCATTCTTACTCGATCCTGTTGATTTAATTGTGTCAGATTTACCAGTTGGTTATTATCCAGATGATGTACATGCGAGGAGCTTTGAATTAAAGGCAAAGGAAGGTCTTTCCTATGCTCACCATTTATTTATAGAGCAAAGTCTCAATTATACAAAACCTGGTGGTTATCTTATTTTTATTATTCCAGAATTTTTATTTACGAGTGATCAGGCGGAGCAGTTGAGACAATTTATTCATAAATATGCACATATTGTGGGTGTAATAAGCTTACCAGATACCGTTTTTCAATCAGAAAAGCATAGACGAAGTATTTTAATCTTACAGAAAAAAGGTCAAAATACGACTGCTCCAAATCAACCATTATTAGTAAAGATGCCATCTTTTTCGAATTCCAGTGCTATGGAAAATATTCTAGGTCAGATAAATAATTGGTTCCAGATGTATAATAAGAGGAGTTGA
- the tpx gene encoding thiol peroxidase: MVNVTFQQEPVTLVGNEVKVGDKAPEFRVLSNDLQEVSLDDYKGKVKLISVVPSIDTGVCADQTKRFNEEAEAIGNVQVLTISMDLPFAQKRWVTQHHINKLEILSDHRDAQFGQNYGVLIQELRLLARAIFVVDSNDKVTYVEYVSEVSNHPDYDAALEAARKAN; encoded by the coding sequence ATGGTAAATGTAACATTCCAACAAGAACCTGTCACCCTAGTAGGTAATGAAGTAAAAGTAGGTGATAAAGCACCTGAGTTTCGAGTATTATCAAACGATCTACAAGAAGTGTCACTGGATGATTATAAGGGGAAGGTTAAGTTGATCAGTGTTGTTCCTTCCATTGATACAGGAGTATGTGCTGACCAGACAAAACGCTTTAATGAAGAGGCAGAGGCAATTGGCAATGTACAAGTTTTAACCATAAGTATGGATTTGCCATTTGCACAAAAGCGTTGGGTAACACAGCATCATATTAATAAACTGGAAATATTATCGGATCACCGAGATGCGCAGTTTGGACAAAATTATGGAGTACTCATTCAAGAATTGCGATTATTGGCGAGAGCAATTTTTGTTGTGGATAGTAATGACAAGGTCACATATGTAGAATATGTAAGTGAAGTTAGTAACCATCCGGATTACGATGCTGCTCTGGAAGCTGCCAGAAAAGCAAATTAA
- the ytfJ gene encoding GerW family sporulation protein, giving the protein MEEHPIQGLMTTAMENLKEMVEVNTIIGDPVQSPEGSIIIPVSKVGFGFAAGGSEFNATNDSSSSDSEATLPFGGGSGGGVSITPVAFLIVSDQGIKMVHLDQQTHIYEKMLDFAPQVVEKVQEIMKDSGKKDRSGKQETKQKQAPTQYDV; this is encoded by the coding sequence GTGGAAGAGCATCCGATTCAAGGATTAATGACAACAGCAATGGAAAATTTAAAAGAAATGGTAGAAGTAAATACAATTATTGGTGATCCTGTACAGTCTCCTGAAGGAAGTATCATTATTCCGGTATCCAAAGTTGGATTTGGATTTGCTGCAGGTGGAAGTGAATTTAATGCAACGAATGACTCTTCCTCATCTGATAGTGAGGCAACTTTACCTTTTGGCGGGGGTAGTGGGGGAGGGGTGTCTATTACGCCAGTAGCATTTTTAATTGTCAGTGACCAAGGAATAAAAATGGTTCACCTCGATCAACAAACCCATATTTATGAAAAAATGCTTGATTTTGCGCCACAAGTTGTAGAAAAGGTACAGGAAATAATGAAAGACTCCGGAAAAAAAGATCGCTCAGGTAAACAAGAAACAAAACAAAAGCAAGCTCCAACTCAATATGATGTTTAA
- a CDS encoding DUF2953 domain-containing protein — protein sequence MLVLSGLICVLFILLISKLTICIHINHQMQDTELSIQIYWFGLQIVKRIYKLNDTSLTVDNNYFQNISEQFKQVFKMIKQGEQLLSIVLRQFVIRRLYWHTKGGTGDAALTGMIAGGVWSLKGMITGWMIQNSKQSCLPDLQVIPLFQHKGVEMFFSCMVSTRFAQAIHIILQLQRELVKTNDSIRSEHSWKSIRFKD from the coding sequence TTGCTAGTTTTAAGTGGTTTGATATGTGTTTTATTCATTCTTCTAATAAGCAAATTAACAATTTGTATTCATATAAATCATCAAATGCAGGATACTGAACTATCTATTCAAATCTATTGGTTTGGTTTACAGATTGTTAAACGTATTTACAAATTAAATGATACTTCTCTAACTGTTGACAACAACTATTTTCAAAACATTTCCGAACAGTTTAAACAAGTTTTCAAAATGATAAAACAAGGAGAACAGTTATTATCTATCGTTCTTCGCCAATTCGTAATTCGCCGCTTGTATTGGCATACAAAAGGCGGAACAGGTGATGCAGCTTTAACAGGTATGATTGCTGGGGGAGTTTGGAGTTTAAAGGGAATGATTACTGGCTGGATGATACAAAATAGCAAACAAAGCTGTTTACCAGATTTACAAGTGATTCCGTTATTTCAACATAAGGGTGTCGAAATGTTTTTTTCTTGCATGGTTTCCACACGATTTGCACAAGCTATACATATCATTCTGCAACTACAAAGAGAGTTGGTAAAAACAAACGATAGTATAAGGAGTGAACACTCGTGGAAGAGCATCCGATTCAAGGATTAA
- a CDS encoding NAD kinase: MTARNNIYFYYLNNQGIEDKLAALEDLAISNGFNVVDDSKSANIIVSIGGDGAFLQAVRKTDFRQDCLYTGINQFGEAGLYCDFNMDNFGEMLHTMQHEKLEVRRFPVIHTNVDGGTDFYCLNEISLRSAIIKSIVIDVFIDDNHFETFRGDGLIVATPTGSTGYNKSTNGAVVDPLIPCFQVSELASINNNKYRTLGSSFILHKDRKLRLSVRQDGNDYPIIGLDNEAYSIRNIQDVTVTLSEKVIKTVKLKNNSFWDRVKRTFL, from the coding sequence ATGACAGCACGAAACAATATTTACTTTTATTACTTAAATAATCAAGGAATTGAAGACAAATTAGCCGCACTTGAAGACTTAGCCATTTCTAATGGTTTTAATGTTGTAGATGATAGTAAATCAGCAAATATTATTGTTAGTATTGGCGGGGATGGTGCATTTCTGCAAGCGGTAAGAAAAACAGACTTTCGTCAAGATTGCCTCTATACGGGAATTAATCAGTTTGGTGAAGCTGGTTTATATTGTGATTTTAACATGGATAACTTTGGAGAAATGCTTCATACGATGCAACATGAGAAGTTAGAAGTTCGGCGTTTTCCTGTTATTCATACAAATGTTGATGGTGGAACAGATTTTTACTGTCTTAATGAAATTAGCCTTCGTTCAGCAATTATAAAATCTATCGTTATCGACGTATTTATTGACGATAACCATTTTGAAACATTTCGTGGTGACGGATTAATTGTTGCGACACCTACTGGAAGTACGGGTTACAATAAATCAACGAATGGCGCTGTCGTTGATCCGCTCATCCCTTGTTTTCAAGTATCAGAATTAGCTTCTATTAATAATAACAAGTATCGGACATTGGGATCCTCTTTTATTCTTCATAAGGACCGTAAATTGCGCCTATCTGTCAGACAGGATGGAAACGATTACCCTATTATTGGTCTAGATAATGAAGCATACTCTATCCGAAACATTCAAGACGTTACGGTTACATTAAGTGAAAAAGTGATTAAAACCGTAAAATTAAAAAATAATTCATTCTGGGACCGAGTAAAGCGCACTTTTTTATAA
- a CDS encoding alpha/beta-type small acid-soluble spore protein gives MARNNSNQLVVPGVQQALDQMKYEIAQEFGVQLGPETTSRANGSVGGEITKRLVQMAEQQFGGQSFQ, from the coding sequence ATGGCAAGAAACAATTCAAATCAATTAGTAGTTCCTGGTGTTCAACAAGCTTTAGATCAAATGAAATATGAAATCGCACAAGAATTCGGGGTTCAATTAGGCCCAGAGACAACTTCACGTGCTAACGGTTCTGTTGGTGGTGAAATTACAAAGCGTCTTGTGCAAATGGCTGAGCAACAATTTGGTGGTCAAAGTTTTCAATAA
- the thiI gene encoding tRNA uracil 4-sulfurtransferase ThiI: MKYDHILIRYGEMALKGKNIKTFIIRLQENLQSKLHDFPNVKVKRTQGRMFILLNGHDPEPIIEKCKHVFGIQSLSLAIKEENDVEKIKQAALYALQQNTHAKTFKVTVKRVNKEFPIRSQQFNHVVGSHLLTNTTGITVDVHQPDVEIRIEIRQEAAYITSSVIQGLGGLPVGTSGKTLLLLSGGIDSPVAGYLAMKRGVQLEAIHFHSPPFTSERAKQKVLDLAKQLTRYGKAISVHIVPFTKLQQEIFRTIPDGYAMTIMRRMMMRISEKVCEQQSILSLTTGENLGQVASQTMESMNTINEVTNYPIIRPLITMDKTEIIDLAQEIGTYETSILPYEDCCTIFVPKSPKTKPKREKANLYEAKNNFSKLMEEAFSGIETIKVTAKEKQTPYDGLF, encoded by the coding sequence ATGAAATATGATCATATATTAATACGTTATGGTGAGATGGCTTTAAAAGGAAAAAATATTAAAACGTTTATCATTCGTTTACAGGAAAATCTACAGAGTAAGCTTCATGATTTTCCAAATGTAAAAGTGAAGCGCACACAAGGAAGAATGTTCATTCTATTGAATGGTCATGATCCGGAACCAATTATTGAGAAATGTAAGCATGTTTTCGGTATCCAAAGTTTAAGTTTAGCGATAAAAGAAGAAAATGATGTCGAAAAGATTAAGCAAGCTGCACTTTATGCGTTACAGCAAAATACGCACGCAAAAACGTTTAAAGTTACCGTAAAACGAGTTAACAAAGAATTTCCCATTCGTTCACAGCAATTTAACCATGTAGTAGGCAGCCATTTATTAACGAATACGACTGGTATTACTGTGGATGTGCATCAGCCTGATGTTGAAATTAGGATTGAAATACGGCAAGAAGCGGCTTATATAACTTCTAGTGTGATTCAGGGACTTGGAGGGTTACCAGTTGGTACGTCCGGAAAAACGTTGTTATTGTTATCTGGAGGAATCGATAGTCCGGTAGCAGGATATCTTGCAATGAAGCGTGGAGTTCAATTAGAGGCAATTCATTTTCATTCTCCACCATTTACCAGTGAGCGTGCCAAGCAAAAGGTTCTTGATTTAGCAAAGCAATTAACACGGTATGGAAAAGCTATTTCTGTACATATCGTTCCATTTACGAAGCTGCAACAAGAAATATTTCGAACAATTCCAGATGGATATGCGATGACAATCATGCGCCGTATGATGATGCGAATTAGCGAAAAAGTATGTGAACAGCAATCGATTTTATCATTAACAACTGGAGAAAACCTTGGGCAAGTTGCGAGTCAAACGATGGAAAGCATGAATACCATTAACGAGGTAACGAATTACCCGATTATTCGTCCGTTAATTACGATGGATAAGACAGAAATTATCGATTTGGCACAGGAGATTGGTACATATGAAACTTCCATTCTTCCTTATGAAGATTGTTGCACGATATTTGTACCAAAGTCTCCAAAAACTAAACCGAAAAGAGAAAAAGCCAATTTATATGAAGCAAAAAATAATTTTTCGAAGCTGATGGAAGAAGCATTTTCCGGTATTGAAACGATCAAGGTGACAGCAAAAGAAAAGCAAACGCCATACGACGGTCTTTTCTAA
- a CDS encoding cysteine desulfurase family protein — protein sequence MIYLDNSATTKPDPEVLKSFEQVSTAYFANPSSIHSLGGESEKLLHQAKKQAAELLHVDASEIVFTSGGTEGNNLAIKGIALEHQNRGKHIITTMVEHPSVYEACQSLEKLGFEITYLPVNQDGMIVLEDLKAAIREDTILITIMHVNNELGSIQPIVEIGAIAKNYPKLFLHVDNVQGLGKVSLPLPDSGIDLCTMSGHKIHGLKGTGILYVKNRTTLFPLFHGGMQEQMIRSGTENLAGAVSMVKALRLIQEKKQRSGDHLNQLQQYLRRELGKITDVTINTPIDAAPHIINFSVPGIKPEVLIHMLGEAGIYISTKSACSSKRTDESKVLAACGFPKVRTTSALRVSMTYTNTMQELEQFITTLKKSICQLKEVMG from the coding sequence ATGATTTATTTAGATAATAGTGCAACAACAAAACCGGATCCAGAAGTATTAAAGAGTTTTGAACAAGTTTCAACAGCGTATTTTGCGAATCCTTCCTCGATTCACTCCTTAGGGGGAGAATCAGAAAAACTATTACATCAAGCGAAGAAACAGGCTGCGGAACTTTTACATGTAGACGCAAGTGAAATTGTATTTACTTCTGGAGGAACCGAAGGAAATAATTTAGCAATTAAAGGAATTGCGCTTGAACACCAAAACCGAGGAAAGCATATTATTACAACAATGGTTGAACATCCATCTGTATATGAAGCTTGTCAAAGCCTTGAAAAATTAGGGTTTGAAATTACGTATTTACCGGTTAATCAGGATGGTATGATAGTACTTGAAGATTTAAAAGCGGCGATTAGAGAGGATACTATTTTGATTACGATCATGCATGTAAATAATGAGTTAGGTTCTATTCAGCCAATTGTTGAAATTGGAGCAATTGCCAAGAACTATCCAAAGCTATTCTTACATGTGGATAATGTGCAAGGATTAGGTAAAGTTTCATTACCATTACCTGATAGTGGCATTGATCTTTGCACCATGTCTGGTCATAAAATTCATGGGCTAAAAGGAACAGGTATATTATACGTCAAAAACCGGACTACGTTATTTCCGCTTTTTCATGGTGGAATGCAAGAGCAAATGATCCGGTCCGGGACCGAAAATTTGGCTGGTGCGGTATCAATGGTAAAAGCATTACGACTAATACAAGAAAAGAAACAACGAAGTGGAGATCATTTAAATCAATTACAGCAATATCTTCGTAGAGAGTTAGGAAAAATTACGGATGTTACAATTAATACACCTATAGATGCTGCTCCACATATTATTAATTTTTCAGTTCCTGGGATCAAACCAGAAGTATTAATCCATATGCTTGGTGAAGCTGGAATATACATTTCTACAAAGTCAGCTTGCTCGTCCAAACGTACAGATGAAAGCAAGGTACTTGCAGCCTGCGGTTTTCCGAAAGTGAGAACTACTTCGGCATTACGAGTAAGTATGACATACACGAATACAATGCAAGAATTAGAGCAATTTATAACAACGTTGAAAAAAAGTATTTGCCAATTAAAAGAAGTAATGGGGTAG